Proteins from a genomic interval of Gossypium hirsutum isolate 1008001.06 chromosome A09, Gossypium_hirsutum_v2.1, whole genome shotgun sequence:
- the LOC107889068 gene encoding selT-like protein, producing the protein MLLNSLFIYFPKHCFLFLDLLFSSTLEGFLKFPSFFGFRISSMDRAQLLLVGLPLFLFATDLLSLFTPPPPKPPSHHHHHHHHHPHLPKPPLNPETLDISLQKPSASGGIGYGSTVNINFCASCSYRGNAVTMKKMLEAQFPGIDVILDNYPPSLPKRLLSKVVPVFQFGVIGIMMAGEQIFPMIGITTPPPWYYSLRANRFGSIATAWLLGNVMQSFLQSSGAFEVYCNDELVFSKLKEGRFPGEIELKDIIAKTLANSRVTGNLGVVFS; encoded by the exons ATGCTATTAAATTCGTTGTTTATTTACTTCCCCAAGCATTGTTTTCTCTTTTTAGACCTTTTATTTTCTTCCACTCTCGAGGGTTTCCTCAAGTTCCCATCTTTCTTTGGCTTTCGCATCAGCTCCATGGATCGGGCGCAGCTCCTCCTCGTAGGATTACCTCTCTTCCTCTTCGCCACTGATCTCCTCAGCCTCTTCACTCCTCCGCCCCCAAAGCCGCCGTcccatcaccatcaccatcaccaccATCATCCCCACCTACCCAAACCTCCACTCAATCCTGAAACCCTAGATATTTCTTTACAG AAACCCAGCGCTAGTGGAGGAATCGGCTATGGCAGCACGGTGAATATCAATTTCTGCGCTTCATGCTCTTACAG GGGAAATGCTGTGACAATGAAGAAGATGTTAGAAGCCCAGTTTCCTGGAATTGATGTAATCCTTGATAACTATCCACCATCATTGCCGAAACGTTTGCTTTCGAAAGTGGTTCCAGTTTTCCAATTTGGAGTTATAGGGATTATGATGGCAGGTGAACAGATTTTTCCTATGATTGGGATCACGACACCACCGCCGTGGTATTATTCCTTGCGTGCAAACAGGTTCGGGTCCATTGCAACTGCTTGGCTTCTTGGGAATGTAATGCAGTCTTTTCTGCAAAGCTCCGGTGCTTTCGAGGTTTACTGCAATGATGAATTG GTTTTCTCTAAGCTTAAGGAGGGAAGGTTTCCTGGAGAGATTGAGTTGAAAGATATTATCGCCAAAACATTGGCTAATTCAAGAGTGACTGGCAACCTTGGAGTAGTGTTTTCTTAG
- the LOC107889066 gene encoding U-box domain-containing protein 44, with translation MASPPPSTISTAVESIHRSLSELTSSSSDSFDNPRRFTAFASRLEFILNHHHFLNSASLPPALQTALKGIASDLSKAVETVSAYRKRSKIFVLINCKSLSSSLQQHSSAIASWLALIESSFSDNLPDLRKKISDLTLDLRQSHFTVTENEDRVHRTLQKEGEGTQTSKAVQSAIIMDLARCLGIDSDNYRELLNQVKLLKEDLANSNSVSARRILVSLETILDNWSVDPGLSTLSVDREFEEEAHILPFKNFLCPLTKEVMKEPVVLESSQTYERTAIEYWFERCLDDGRDPTCPVTGQVLKSLELKLNIGLAGAIEEWVNRNIEILVKGAVEQLSKENVDVEGVERVLDVVYKISEEYPSNRFRVRNGGVLVMIVKLLKNRTNGIGTVLRGKALMTLLTMAKDDESKKIMLDEGMTRLAIHSLTGSSEKEREYAVKLLLEFSSDEAYCTRIASEKGALVLLSSMAGNLEHPAVANLAEELLTQMGRTEDSVQHLAAAGRFEPLLSRLREGPDDIKIQMASIIGRMTLTNNNKEQIARQCAQTLVELLSKPKGRTSSLQALNNLSGLDDNATILVDCAVLPALVAILLQDEGSSPDWKELAASIIANIVSNPAHWELASIDRKGNSMQSESVVFSLVRLLFVASSQCQASILRIASSQCQASILRILYGMASSPQAAESVAMHIQNSGDGIKTIILFLEFPEVEHRTYAFKLTRVLAERFGHDLAQELKLSDKLSLFKEKLLDDKSTESEKSDAACILANLPLSEDEVKTIMEAGFVKWTIITLKKQKGISNGRTSRPISSMAEGLLGLLLHFTRSLDQETISVVKEHQIMSIFCEQLSFPAKPRVRQLAAVGLKNLSEAGRSVAAADSEPPPPQGFCAPLVFMCVRASPKPSTCPIHNAPCENNNQLCLLKSNCIRPLVDHLRDEDTFVQIAAIEALSTLMLDTGNGYKRSVDELEKQDVIMAVIELFTEIRPGVLQEKALWMIEKALRVDGPAHKYSLNQALVRALVEAFKHGNANAKRHAQDALTNLKQISGVSGKASSHSRARR, from the exons ATGGCGTCACCTCCACCGTCCACGATATCCACAGCTGTGGAGTCCATCCACCGTTCCCTCTCGGAACTGACTTCTTCTTCCTCCGATTCCTTCGACAATCCCCGCCGCTTCACAGCTTTCGCTTCCAGACTCGAGTTCATCCTCAACCATCACCACTTCCTCAACTCCGCCTCTCTCCCTCCGGCTCTTCAAACTGCACTCAAAGGAATCGCCTCGGATCTTTCCAAAGCCGTCGAAACGGTGTCGGCTTACCGTAAACGAAGCAAGATCTTCGTCCTCATCAACTGCAAATCTCTCTCTTCTTCTCTCCAGCAACATTCATCCGCCATCGCTTCCTGGCTCGCCTTGATCGAATCTTCCTTCTCCGATAACCTCCCCGATCTCCGCAAAAAAATCTCCGATCTCACCCTTGACTTGAGACAGTCTCATTTCACC GTTACTGAAAATGAAGATAGAGTTCACCGTACGCTACAAAAAGAAGGAGAAGGAACGCAAACAAGTAAAGCAGTTCAAAGTGCGATTATAATGGATTTAGCGAGATGTTTAGGTATTGATTCTGATAATTACCGCGAGTTACTAAATCAAGTTAAATTGTTAAAGGAGGATTTAGCAAACTCTAATTCCGTTTCCGCAAGGCGGATTTTAGTTTCCTTAGAAACGATCTTAGATAACTGGTCAGTGGATCCTGGATTGTCAACGTTAAGCGTTGACCGTGAGTTTGAAGAAGAAGCTCACATTTTACCGTTTAAGAACTTTTTGTGCCCGTTAACTAAGGAAGTTATGAAGGAACCTGTTGTGTTAGAGTCATCACAGACTTATGAGAGAACCGCAATTGAGTATTGGTTTGAGAGGTGTTTGGATGATGGAAGAGATCCAACTTGTCCGGTAACAGGTCAGGTTTTGAAGTCTTTGGAGTTGAAACTGAATATCGGTTTGGCGGGTGCTATTGAGGAATGGGTTAATAGGAACATTGAGATTCTGGTGAAGGGTGCAGTGGAGCAGCTAAGCAAGGAGAATGTGGACGTCGAAGGTGTTGAGAGGGTGTTGGATGTGGTTTATAAGATATCAGAGGAGTATCCTTCGAATAGGTTTCGAGTTAGGAATGGTGGGGTTCTTGTGATGATTGTTAAGTTGCTAAAGAATCGTACAAATGGTATTGGGACTGTTTTGAGAGGTAAAGCTCTTATGACTTTGCTTACCATGGCAAAGGATGATGAAAGCAAG AAAATAATGCTTGATGAAGGCATGACTAGGCTGGCCATACATAGTCTTACTGGAAGCTCAGAGAAAGAGAGGGAGTATGCTGTGAAGTTATTACTAGAGTTTTCTAGTGATGAAGCTTATTGTACGAGAATTGCATCAGAGAAAGGGGCCTTAGTACTTCTCTCAAGCATGGCAGGAAATTTGGAGCATCCTGCTGTAGCCAACTTGGCTGAGGAGCTGTTGACACAAATGGGGAGAACCGAAGATAGCGTTCAGCATTTAGCAGCGGCAGGAAGATTTGAACCCTTACTTAGTCGGCTGCGTGAAG GACCTGATGATATTAAAATACAGATGGCATCAATTATTGGGAGAATGACCTTGACAAataacaataaagaacaaattgCCAGGCAATGTGCTCAAACACTAGTTGAATTGTTATCTAAACCAAAAGGAAGAACATCGAGCTTGCAAGCCTTAAATAACCTGTCAGGGTTGGATGACAATGCAACCATTCTGGTTGATTGTGCTGTTCTTCCTGCATTAGTGGCTATTCTCTTACAAGATGAAGGTTCATCGCCAGATTGGAAAGAACTTGCAGCATCAATAATTGCAAACATAGTATCAAATCCTGCGCACTGGGAACTGGCTTCAATTGACAGGAAAGGGAATTCAATGCAGTCAGAATCAGTAGTCTTTAGTCTTGTTAGACTTCTTTTTGTTGCATCTTCCCAATGTCAAGCTTCTATTCTCCGCATTGCATCTTCCCAATGTCAAGCTTCTATTCTCCGCATCCTATATGGAATGGCTAGCTCACCGCAAGCTGCAG AGTCAGTAGCTATGCATATACAAAATTCTGGGGATGGCATCAAAACAATCATTCTGTTTCTTGAATTCCCAGAGGTTGAACACCGAACTTATGCTTTTAAGCTTACTAGAGTACTTGCGGAAAGGTTTGGTcatgatttagctcaagagctaaAACTTTCTGACAAGCTTTCCTTATTTAAGGAGAAATTACTCGATGACAAATCAACAGAAAGTGAGAAATCCGATGCTGCATGCATACTTGCTAATCTTCCACTCTCCGAAGATGAGGTAAAAACAATCATGGAGGCAGGCTTTGTTAAATGGACAATAATTACTCTTAAAAAGCAGAAGGGTATCTCGAATGGAAGAACATCCCGGCCTATATCAAGCATGGCAGAAGGACTATTAGGCCTATTGCTCCACTTTACAAGGAGCCTTGATCAAGAGACCATTAGTGTGGTCAAGGAGCATCAAATCATGAGCATTTTCTGTGAGCAGCTGAGTTTTCCTGCAAAACCTAGAGTGAGGCAGCTTGCTGCTGTTGGATTGAAGAACTTGTCTGAAGCTGGAAGGTCAGTTGCAGCTGCAGACTCGGAACCACCACCTCCCCAAGGTTTCTGTGCTCCCTTGGTATTCATGTGTGTAAGGGCATCTCCAAAACCTTCGACTTGTCCCATACACAATGCTCCATGTGAAAACAATAATCAACTGTGCTTactaaaatccaattgcatcagACCCTTGGTTGACCACCTTCGCGATGAAGATACCTTTGTTCAAATAGCTGCAATTGAGGCACTTTCAACTCTTATGTTAGATACGGGTAATGGTTACAAAAGATCCGTGGATGAGCTAGAAAAGCAGGATGTAATCATGGCTGTCATCGAACTTTTCACCGAAATTCGTCCTGGAGTGCTTCAAGAGAAGGCACTTTGGATGATAGAGAAGGCATTGAGAGTGGACGGCCCTGCCCATAAGTACTCCCTCAATCAGGCACTGGTTAGGGCTTTGGTGGAAGCTTTTAAGCATGGAAATGCTAATGCAAAGAGACATGCTCAGGATGCTCTTACCAACCTAAAACAGATATCAGGTGTAAGCGGAAAAGCCTCTAGTCACTCTCGGGCGCGGAGGTAA